One genomic window of Sphingomonas ginsengisoli An et al. 2013 includes the following:
- a CDS encoding Gfo/Idh/MocA family protein, whose amino-acid sequence MTPHKIAIIGFGKIAADQHVPAIAGNPDFTLAATVDRSGTGPKPNFTSHTDLLAAIHDLDSAAITTPPGPRYEIARDCIAAGLHLLLEKPPCVTLGEIVELAALAKAKGTTLFTSWHAQANPAVTAAADLLKGQRIAEMRITWHEDVHKWHPGQQWVWEAGGFGVFDPGINAFSIATFIFPGALFVRDAVLTVPANAQTPIAVELELGSAAADGPLHCSLDWRKTDGEEWTIAVKTAAGQSVELREGGKRLFVDGQERAAQGPGEYPSLYQHFAALIAAKESLVDTAPLRLVADALLVGRRESSVAVTA is encoded by the coding sequence ATGACCCCGCACAAGATCGCCATCATCGGCTTCGGCAAGATCGCCGCCGACCAGCACGTCCCCGCCATCGCCGGCAATCCCGACTTCACCCTCGCCGCCACCGTCGACCGCTCGGGCACCGGCCCCAAGCCCAACTTCACCAGCCACACCGACCTGCTCGCCGCGATCCACGACCTCGACAGCGCCGCCATCACCACCCCACCCGGCCCGCGTTACGAGATCGCCCGCGACTGCATCGCCGCCGGGCTCCACCTCCTGCTCGAAAAGCCGCCGTGCGTGACGCTGGGCGAGATCGTGGAGCTCGCCGCGCTGGCGAAAGCCAAGGGGACCACCCTCTTCACCAGCTGGCACGCGCAGGCCAATCCCGCGGTCACCGCCGCCGCCGACCTCCTCAAGGGCCAGCGCATTGCCGAGATGCGGATCACCTGGCACGAGGACGTCCACAAATGGCACCCCGGCCAGCAATGGGTGTGGGAAGCGGGCGGCTTCGGCGTGTTCGACCCCGGCATCAACGCCTTCTCGATCGCCACCTTCATCTTCCCCGGCGCCTTGTTCGTCCGCGACGCCGTGCTGACCGTCCCCGCCAACGCCCAGACCCCGATCGCGGTCGAGCTCGAATTGGGCAGCGCCGCCGCCGACGGCCCGCTTCACTGCAGCCTCGACTGGCGCAAGACCGACGGCGAGGAATGGACGATCGCCGTCAAGACCGCCGCCGGCCAGAGCGTCGAGCTGCGCGAGGGCGGCAAGCGCTTGTTCGTCGACGGTCAGGAACGCGCCGCCCAGGGCCCCGGCGAATATCCGAGCCTCTACCAGCATTTCGCCGCACTCATCGCCGCCAAGGAGAGCTTGGTCGACACCGCCCCGCTGCGGCTGGTCGCCGACGCCCTGCTGGTCGGCCGCCGCGAAAGCTCGGTGGCGGTCACCGCCTGA
- a CDS encoding D-Ala-D-Ala carboxypeptidase family metallohydrolase gives MWLNLIVLAQALSAPGATDFGERIVPGSHVRPIAPPPPRPLAKTPLSLGTRSLNEAVALARGMGRITSTLRSPEHNRAVGGVPNSYHLSGRAIDIVRAPGITHQALAASFRHAGFQLVEALDEGDHSHVAFAWGRAQPAGSIDVAALRPHLTQLPAWKWISAPRFRR, from the coding sequence ATGTGGCTCAATCTGATCGTGCTGGCGCAGGCCCTTTCCGCGCCCGGAGCAACCGATTTCGGTGAGCGGATCGTCCCCGGCAGCCACGTCCGCCCGATCGCCCCACCCCCGCCCCGTCCTCTCGCAAAAACCCCTCTCTCCCTCGGAACGCGCTCCCTTAACGAAGCCGTCGCGCTCGCCCGCGGCATGGGCCGGATCACCTCGACCCTCCGCTCGCCCGAACACAACCGCGCGGTCGGCGGCGTCCCCAACAGCTATCACCTCAGCGGCCGCGCCATCGACATCGTCCGCGCCCCCGGAATCACCCACCAGGCCCTCGCCGCCAGCTTCCGCCACGCCGGCTTCCAGCTCGTCGAAGCGCTCGACGAGGGGGATCACAGCCACGTCGCTTTCGCCTGGGGCCGAGCGCAGCCGGCCGGCTCGATCGACGTCGCCGCATTGCGCCCACACCTGACCCAGCTACCGGCCTGGAAGTGGATCAGCGCGCCGCGCTTCCGGCGCTAG
- a CDS encoding family 43 glycosylhydrolase, translating to MTAVPTFTVAATSDGAATDFLVTSDGRQRHYRVPGPAQDAYTLMYAELAADFSLRPPAAAAAPLAPDPSASRWTPLIVDSLDPRTPAGYGDPAVLRLADGWLLTATSNDAPDAFPLLFSPDLHRWEQRGFIFPAGHAPAWTRTGRAAGDFWAPEIAKVGDEYWAAYTARQQSNALAIGLARAPSPFGPWVDNNAPLLTGSDGEGVIDSHIFVDADGTPFLFWKRDSNGLWPRPLASLLRDQPELIPRLFTDEPARRSVAFAAAILDWANTRAPMERFFLMQPLIEAVLHNWATVRPLLATFPEAAAIVAALTTPVLARRLAPDGRGFVGAAQPVLTNDQPWEGHLIEGPFVTRQAGRYWLFYAGNDFSTPAYGIGVAVADHPLGPYTKRAEPFLRSAEQWWAPGHASVAPGPDGAPQLFFHAFHPGRCGYNAFRALLTARLAFTATDVSLS from the coding sequence ATGACCGCCGTCCCGACCTTCACCGTCGCCGCCACCAGCGACGGCGCGGCGACCGACTTCCTCGTCACCAGCGACGGCCGCCAGCGCCACTACCGCGTCCCCGGCCCCGCGCAGGACGCCTACACGCTGATGTATGCCGAACTCGCCGCCGACTTCAGCCTGCGTCCCCCGGCCGCCGCCGCCGCGCCCCTCGCCCCCGACCCGAGCGCATCACGCTGGACCCCGCTGATCGTCGACAGCCTCGATCCGCGCACCCCCGCCGGCTACGGCGACCCGGCGGTGCTCCGCCTCGCCGACGGCTGGCTGCTCACCGCCACCTCGAACGACGCGCCCGACGCCTTTCCCCTGCTTTTCTCGCCCGACCTCCACCGCTGGGAGCAGCGCGGCTTCATCTTCCCCGCCGGCCATGCCCCCGCCTGGACCCGCACCGGCCGCGCCGCCGGCGATTTCTGGGCGCCCGAGATCGCCAAGGTCGGCGACGAATATTGGGCCGCTTACACCGCCCGCCAGCAGTCGAACGCGCTCGCCATCGGCCTCGCCCGCGCCCCTTCTCCGTTCGGCCCGTGGGTCGACAATAATGCGCCACTGCTCACCGGCAGTGACGGCGAAGGCGTGATCGACAGCCACATCTTCGTCGACGCCGACGGCACCCCCTTCCTGTTCTGGAAGCGCGACAGCAATGGCCTGTGGCCGCGCCCGCTCGCCAGCCTGCTGCGCGACCAGCCCGAGCTCATCCCCCGCCTGTTCACCGACGAGCCCGCCCGCCGCTCGGTCGCCTTCGCCGCCGCCATCCTCGACTGGGCCAACACCCGCGCGCCGATGGAGCGCTTCTTCCTGATGCAGCCGCTGATCGAGGCGGTGCTCCACAATTGGGCCACCGTCCGGCCACTGCTCGCCACCTTCCCGGAGGCCGCCGCCATCGTCGCCGCGCTGACCACCCCGGTCCTCGCCCGCCGCCTCGCCCCCGACGGCCGCGGCTTCGTCGGCGCGGCGCAACCCGTCCTCACCAACGACCAACCGTGGGAAGGCCACTTGATCGAAGGCCCGTTCGTCACCCGCCAGGCCGGCCGCTATTGGCTGTTCTACGCCGGCAACGACTTCTCGACCCCCGCTTATGGCATCGGGGTCGCGGTCGCCGACCATCCGCTCGGCCCCTACACCAAGCGCGCCGAACCCTTCCTCCGCTCGGCCGAGCAATGGTGGGCGCCCGGCCATGCCTCGGTCGCGCCCGGCCCCGACGGCGCGCCGCAGCTCTTCTTCCATGCCTTCCATCCGGGACGCTGCGGCTACAACGCCTTCCGCGCCCTGCTCACCGCGCGGCTCGCCTTCACCGCGACCGACGTCAGCCTCTCCTGA
- a CDS encoding MBL fold metallo-hydrolase, which translates to MSRNPYYAGPPSDHFDGTRFFNPGEEAPDKGFRDILKWRRTSVVSPWPAQVAVAPARPEARVEGLVITMVGHATLLIQAGGMNLLTDPVWSERASPLSFAGPKRVTAPGIAFEDLPPIDAVLLSHNHYDHLDVATLRRLKQKHDPLFAMPLGNDAIFGKAVRGARLLVGDWGERLTLGERHATTLTRANHWSARGVRDRRMALWAGHWLDTPAGSIWFAGDTGYGSGAIFREIRAKFGAPNVALIPIGAYEPRWFMKPQHANPAEAVQIMTDVEAEAALGIHWGTFQLTDEAREAPVIALAEALKAKRIRSERFRAAEVGQTYRFA; encoded by the coding sequence ATGAGCCGCAATCCCTATTACGCCGGACCGCCGTCGGACCATTTCGACGGGACGCGCTTCTTCAATCCGGGCGAGGAAGCGCCCGACAAGGGCTTTCGCGACATCCTCAAGTGGCGGCGGACCAGCGTGGTGTCGCCGTGGCCCGCGCAAGTGGCGGTGGCCCCGGCGCGGCCGGAGGCGCGGGTCGAGGGGCTGGTGATCACGATGGTCGGCCATGCCACGCTGCTGATCCAGGCGGGGGGCATGAATTTGCTGACCGATCCGGTGTGGTCGGAGCGGGCGAGCCCGCTGTCCTTCGCCGGACCCAAGCGGGTGACCGCGCCGGGGATCGCGTTCGAGGACTTGCCGCCGATCGACGCGGTGCTGCTCAGCCACAACCATTACGACCATCTCGATGTCGCGACGCTGCGGCGGTTGAAGCAAAAGCACGATCCGTTGTTTGCGATGCCGCTCGGCAACGATGCGATTTTCGGCAAGGCGGTGCGCGGGGCGCGGCTGCTGGTCGGCGACTGGGGCGAGCGGCTCACGCTGGGCGAGCGTCATGCGACCACGCTGACGCGGGCCAACCACTGGTCGGCGCGCGGGGTGCGCGACCGGCGGATGGCGCTGTGGGCGGGGCACTGGCTCGACACGCCGGCGGGCAGCATCTGGTTCGCGGGCGACACCGGCTATGGCAGCGGCGCGATCTTCCGCGAGATCCGCGCGAAGTTCGGCGCGCCCAACGTCGCGCTGATCCCGATCGGCGCCTACGAGCCGCGCTGGTTCATGAAACCGCAGCACGCCAATCCGGCCGAGGCGGTGCAGATCATGACCGATGTCGAGGCGGAAGCGGCGCTCGGCATCCACTGGGGGACCTTCCAGCTCACCGACGAAGCGCGCGAGGCGCCGGTGATCGCGCTGGCCGAGGCCTTGAAGGCGAAGCGCATCAGGTCCGAGCGCTTCCGCGCCGCCGAGGTGGGGCAGACCTATCGCTTCGCGTGA
- a CDS encoding inositol monophosphatase family protein: protein MTDLRAFFEELSAVARALTLGAGVPRADNKAGDGGYDPVTELDRATERALRAAIAARFPADGIEGEEYGVERGAARRRWLIDPIDGTRALICGLPSWTTLIALVEDGVPVAGSIDAPVLGELNVAVDGESRRGGAVLRTSGCADLREARLATTDYHLLGVGMAGFDRVRQAARVTRYGLDALAYARVASGDIDLVIENGLKPHDWAALVPVVRGAGGVVGNWQGGSDLSGGDVVAAASDALFDQALALLRG, encoded by the coding sequence ATGACCGACCTGCGCGCCTTTTTCGAAGAGCTGTCCGCCGTCGCCCGCGCTCTGACGCTGGGGGCGGGGGTGCCGCGCGCCGACAATAAGGCGGGCGACGGCGGCTACGATCCGGTCACCGAACTCGACCGCGCGACCGAGCGGGCGCTGCGGGCGGCGATCGCGGCGCGCTTTCCCGCCGACGGGATCGAGGGCGAGGAATATGGGGTGGAGCGCGGCGCGGCGCGGCGGCGCTGGCTGATCGACCCGATCGACGGAACGCGGGCGCTGATCTGCGGGCTGCCGAGCTGGACCACGCTGATTGCTTTGGTCGAGGACGGGGTGCCGGTCGCCGGGTCGATCGACGCGCCGGTGCTGGGCGAGCTCAACGTCGCCGTCGATGGGGAGAGCCGGCGCGGCGGCGCGGTGCTGCGGACCAGCGGCTGCGCGGACCTGCGCGAGGCGCGGCTGGCGACGACCGATTATCATTTGCTTGGGGTAGGCATGGCGGGGTTCGACCGGGTGCGCCAAGCGGCGCGGGTGACGCGTTACGGGCTCGATGCGCTCGCTTATGCGCGGGTGGCGAGCGGGGACATCGACCTGGTGATCGAGAATGGGTTGAAGCCGCACGACTGGGCGGCGCTGGTGCCGGTGGTGCGCGGCGCGGGCGGGGTGGTCGGCAACTGGCAGGGCGGCAGCGACCTCAGCGGCGGCGACGTGGTCGCGGCGGCAAGCGATGCGCTGTTCGATCAGGCGCTGGCGCTGCTGCGGGGTTAA